In a single window of the Blattabacterium cuenoti genome:
- a CDS encoding NAD kinase — translation MKIAIYGQKFCKKNIPYLNRFIGYASSHSIEIHIEKSFFNVLSSFKEFKNLNFPLFSHHKELTKDFSLMFTFGGDGTILSAITLIRDSGIPIVGVNTGNLGFLATFNKDVFIEKIDKIFNKKLHIMPRSLLYLETSITDHNKFFNFALNEIVILRKETVSMITIDAYIDNEFLTSYWADGLIISTPTGSTGYSLSCGGPIISPDNKNFVLTPISPHNLFSRPLIISDHQKVYLKIHSRVKSYSLSMDTRLTYLNQDDELCIQKAPFYIYLIQEGKNTYYKTLREKLLWGMDQRN, via the coding sequence ATGAAAATAGCCATATATGGACAAAAATTTTGCAAAAAAAATATACCATATTTGAATCGGTTCATAGGCTATGCTTCTAGTCATTCAATAGAAATACATATTGAGAAATCATTTTTTAATGTTTTATCTTCTTTTAAAGAATTCAAAAATTTAAATTTTCCTCTATTCTCTCATCATAAAGAGTTAACTAAAGATTTTAGTTTAATGTTTACTTTTGGAGGAGATGGGACCATACTTTCAGCTATTACATTAATCAGAGATTCTGGTATTCCTATTGTTGGAGTTAATACGGGTAACTTAGGTTTTTTAGCTACTTTTAATAAAGATGTTTTTATAGAAAAAATAGATAAAATTTTTAATAAAAAACTTCATATAATGCCTAGAAGTTTACTGTACTTAGAAACCTCTATAACAGATCATAATAAATTTTTCAATTTTGCATTGAATGAAATTGTTATTCTTAGAAAAGAAACGGTATCTATGATTACTATAGATGCTTATATAGATAATGAATTTTTAACTTCTTATTGGGCAGATGGCTTAATAATTTCTACTCCTACTGGATCAACTGGATATTCTCTAAGTTGCGGAGGTCCTATTATTAGTCCTGATAATAAAAATTTTGTTCTTACACCTATTTCTCCACATAATTTATTTTCACGTCCATTGATCATATCAGATCATCAAAAAGTTTATTTAAAAATACATAGTCGTGTTAAATCCTATTCTTTATCCATGGATACAAGATTAACTTATTTGAATCAAGATGATGAATTATGCATTCAAAAAGCTCCTTTTTACATATATCTTATTCAAGAAGGAAAAAATACATATTACAAAACATTGAGAGAAAAACTTTTATGGGGTATGGATCAAAGAAATTGA
- a CDS encoding pseudouridine synthase, with protein sequence MHHKNKIRLNHYLSNAGVSSRRKADQLIQSGAIEVNGKPVFKLGTIIHTDDIVKFHGSKIQYKNKIYILLNKPKGFITTTQDQLNRKTVMNLVPYLYLSEYRIFPVGRLDCSTTGVLLLTNDGYITEKLTHPKYHIKKIYHVSLNKEIKNEDLDEIRKGKIYLKEGKVKVIFVNKRNVKNQVKIGLYLGWNRVIKRIFKKLDYQVTRLDRVNFGGITKKNLKIGNWCFLKKEEIENITK encoded by the coding sequence ATGCATCATAAAAATAAAATTAGACTAAATCATTATTTATCGAACGCAGGAGTTTCTTCCAGAAGAAAAGCGGATCAACTTATTCAATCTGGAGCCATAGAAGTGAATGGAAAACCAGTATTCAAATTAGGAACTATCATTCATACAGATGATATTGTTAAATTTCATGGATCGAAAATACAATATAAAAATAAAATTTATATACTTCTCAATAAACCTAAAGGTTTTATTACTACTACACAAGATCAACTTAATAGAAAAACAGTCATGAATTTAGTTCCCTATCTATATCTATCTGAATATAGAATTTTTCCTGTTGGTAGATTAGATTGTTCTACTACAGGAGTTTTGCTTCTAACAAATGACGGATACATAACTGAAAAATTAACTCATCCTAAATATCATATAAAAAAAATATATCATGTATCATTAAATAAAGAAATTAAAAATGAAGATTTAGATGAAATAAGAAAAGGAAAAATTTATCTAAAAGAAGGAAAAGTAAAAGTTATTTTTGTCAATAAAAGGAATGTTAAAAATCAAGTTAAAATAGGATTATATCTAGGATGGAATAGAGTCATTAAACGAATATTTAAAAAACTGGATTATCAAGTTACTCGATTAGATAGGGTAAATTTTGGGGGGATTACCAAAAAAAATCTTAAAATAGGAAACTGGTGTTTTTTAAAAAAAGAAGAGATAGAAAATATTACTAAATAA
- a CDS encoding type II 3-dehydroquinate dehydratase: MKKITIINGPNLNLLGIREPELYGNENFLDYLNKLKKKLFPNIEILYYQNNSEGKIIDILHSIGFQSDGIILNAGAYTHTSIGISDAVKSITSPVIEVHISNIYSRESFRKKSFLSPVCNGTIFGFGFKSYELGIMSFCL, encoded by the coding sequence ATGAAAAAAATAACTATTATTAATGGTCCTAATTTAAACCTTTTAGGAATAAGGGAACCTGAATTGTACGGAAATGAAAATTTTTTAGATTATCTTAATAAATTAAAAAAAAAACTATTTCCTAATATAGAAATTCTTTATTATCAAAATAATAGTGAAGGAAAAATTATAGATATTTTACATTCTATAGGATTCCAATCCGATGGAATTATACTCAATGCAGGGGCTTATACTCATACTTCTATAGGAATTTCTGATGCAGTAAAATCTATCACTTCTCCTGTAATAGAAGTTCATATATCCAACATTTATTCTAGAGAATCTTTTAGAAAAAAATCGTTTCTTTCTCCTGTTTGTAATGGAACAATTTTTGGATTCGGATTCAAGTCTTATGAATTAGGAATAATGAGTTTTTGTTTATGA
- the yihA gene encoding ribosome biogenesis GTP-binding protein YihA/YsxC, producing the protein MKIFSAKFKESLKNINKLLVHNFPEYAFIGRSNVGKSSLINSIAKKKIAKVSSCPGRTQCINYFLINHKWYLVDLPGYGFCSVKRNKKETQKLINNYIFDKKTFFFLFLLIDCRFFIQKIDLDFIQKLNYFKIHFCIVFTKTDKLKSHKFLDKNISFCIKEIEKNGFSMPIWFKISVKNKYGIDHIIQYIKKLNDSYQFHKQKLIIPNS; encoded by the coding sequence TCATAATTTTCCTGAATATGCTTTTATAGGACGTTCTAATGTTGGAAAATCTAGTTTAATAAATAGTATAGCCAAAAAGAAAATAGCTAAAGTATCCTCTTGTCCTGGAAGAACACAATGCATCAATTATTTTTTGATAAATCACAAATGGTATTTGGTAGATTTACCAGGATATGGATTCTGTTCTGTAAAAAGAAATAAAAAAGAGACGCAAAAATTAATAAATAATTATATTTTTGATAAAAAAACGTTTTTTTTTTTATTTTTATTGATAGATTGTAGGTTTTTCATACAAAAAATAGATTTAGATTTCATACAAAAATTAAACTATTTTAAAATACATTTTTGCATTGTTTTCACAAAAACGGATAAATTAAAAAGTCATAAATTTCTTGATAAGAATATTTCTTTTTGTATTAAGGAAATTGAAAAAAATGGTTTTTCCATGCCTATATGGTTTAAAATATCTGTAAAAAACAAATATGGGATTGATCATATAATTCAATATATCAAAAAATTAAATGATTCTTATCAGTTTCATAAACAAAAACTCATTATTCCTAATTCATAA